One genomic segment of Theobroma cacao cultivar B97-61/B2 chromosome 6, Criollo_cocoa_genome_V2, whole genome shotgun sequence includes these proteins:
- the LOC18595931 gene encoding 60S ribosomal protein L37-3, which produces MGKGTGSFGKRRNKTHTLCVRCGRRSFHLQKSRCAACGFPAARKRKYNWSVKAIRRKTTGTGRMRYLRHVPRRFKSGFREGTQAAPRKKVAAASA; this is translated from the exons ATG GGAAAGGGTACAGGGAGTTTTGGTAAGAGAAGGAACAAGACCCACACTCTCTGCGTGAGATGTGGCCGCCGTAGCTTCCATCTCCAGAAGAGCCGTTGCGCTGCCTGTGGTTTCCCTGCTGCCCGTAAGAGGAAAT ATAACTGGAGTGTGAAGGCAATCAGAAGAAAGACCACTGGAACTGGTAGGATGAGGTATCTCCGCCATGTCCCTCGCAGGTTCAAGAGTGGTTTCAGAGAAG GTACTCAAGCAGCCCCAAGGAAGAAGGTTGCAGCAGCTTCAGCTTAA